A region of Cheilinus undulatus linkage group 10, ASM1832078v1, whole genome shotgun sequence DNA encodes the following proteins:
- the si:ch211-153b23.7 gene encoding uncharacterized protein si:ch211-153b23.7 encodes MDGDILSLSSSSSLSSSLAAGTQKDTSPSGSSLPQNQEEHKSAEVWPAEANPVGDRLLSTEEQVTLITESMTVTSNDQEKLLLLNKNTELRRVNKELMKLNEEWDQVYRSATLGLQHRLEALELENNAIKQLNSRLLLKVEHQQSAKEYYEQALMQELKKNQELQEYIRLLENRIHADKDYTATKQGGFTPVVRGPVACPNSNPPGSPVPVYNPSCSFFPAPINLETGQQRKSQSSSNTQHGALGDSHQEVQDLKEQLEALRCQTQIYEAEYETEHNDHKHTLQENRRLKKKREEMRQQVALLQEQLKVYEDDFRRERSDKQMLQRLLLKKSHASKDPVLIHRCNNEQQPLGGDKRTQSGEKRKQHHPLCPKHPNRDKESD; translated from the exons ATGGATGGAGATATTCTGTCCTTGTCGTCATCCTCGTCGTTGTCTTCCTCCTTAGCAGCAGGAACTCAGAAAGATACTTCACCGAGTGGCAGCAGCCTCCCTCAGAACCAAGAGGAGCACAAATCAGCAGAAGTATG GCCTGCTGAGGCGAATCCCGTGGGTGACAGGCTGCTGTCCACAGAGGAGCAGGTGACTCTGATCACAGAGAGTATGACTGTCACCTCCAATGACCAGGAGAAACTGCTGCTGCTCAACAAGAACACAGAGCTGCGCAGAGTTAACAAAGAG CTGATGAAGCTGAATGAGGAATGGGACCAGGTGTACCGCAGTGCCACACTGGGTCTGCAGCACCGCCTGGAAGCTCTGGAGCTGGAAAACAACGCCATCAAACAACTCAACAGCAGACTGCTGCTCAAAGTGGAGCACCAGCAG agtGCAAAGGAGTACTATGAGCAGGCATTGATGCAGGAGCTGAAGAAGAACCAAGAGCTTCAGGAATACATCAGACTACTGGAAAACAGGATCCATGCGGACAAAGACTACACTGCTACCAAACAG GGTGGCTTCACCCCTGTGGTACGTGGTCCTGTGGCGTGTCCAAACAGTAATCCTCCTGGAAGTCCTGTACCTGTATACAACCCCTCATGCTCCTTTTTCCCTGCTCCTATAAACCTTGAGACAGGGCAGCAGAGAAAAAGTCAGAGCAGCAGCAACACCCAACATGGAGCTCTGGGAGACTCCCATCAAGAAGTGCAAGATCTTAAAGAACAGCTGGAGGCTCTGAGGTGTCAG ACTCAGATTTATGAAGCAGAGTACGAGACGGAGCACAAcgaccacaaacacactctgcAGGAGAACCGCAGACTGaagaaaaagagggaggaaATGCGCCAACAGGTGGCACTACTGCAAGAACAG CTCAAGGTGTACGAGGATGACTTCAGAAGGGAGAGGTCCGACAAACAGATGCTGCAGCGGCTTTTGTTGAAGAAATCACATGCGAGCAAAGACCCTGTGTTGATCCATCGCTGCAATAACGAGCAGCAACCACTGGGGGGAGA